Proteins from one Malania oleifera isolate guangnan ecotype guangnan chromosome 4, ASM2987363v1, whole genome shotgun sequence genomic window:
- the LOC131153321 gene encoding transcription factor HHO2-like encodes MDCAEKLQKCHEYVEALEEERRKIQVFHRELPLCLELATQAIDACRRQLSGTTTAENLPGQSECSEQTTSEGPVLEEFIPLRRASSSDDDEHESSKIKAPKDKKSDWLRSAQLWNQPSDPPTEEDSPGKPSAKEGKKIDGAFQPFQRNRVVGSNTASLGRELASAAASSTADTVTRDSNAGSRKEDKEGQSSQQRKARRCWSPELHRRFLQALEQLGGAHVATPKQIRELMKVDGLTNDEVKSHLQKYRLHTRRPSPATQNNGSEQSPQFVVVGGIWVQPPDYAGSAAATTSAGEAAVAPASTKGIYAPVALPAVPPQGSGSVTQRNSEDGGSRRRSQGGLRSGSPDSSSSTRTTTSPVFGSV; translated from the exons ATGGACTGCGCAGAGAAGTTGCAAAAGTGTCATGAGTATGTTGAAGCTTTGGAGGAAGAGCGTCGGAAGATTCAGGTCTTTCACCGGGAGCTCCCTCTCTGTTTGGAACTTGCGACGCAAG CCATTGACGCGTGCAGGCGACAGCTCTCTGGGACGACGACTGCGGAGAACTTACCTGGACAATCGGAATGCTCTGAGCAGACCACGAGTGAAGGCCCTGTGCTTGAAGAATTCATTCCTTTGAGAAGGGCTTCCTCTTCCGACGACGACGAACACGAGTCAAGCAAAATCAAGGCCCCTAAAGACAAGAAATCAGACTGGCTTAGATCTGCTCAGCTATGGAACCAACCTTCCGATCCGCCCACAGAAGAA GATTCGCCGGGAAAACCGTCGGCGAAGGAGGGGAAGAAGATTGACGGTGCTTTTCAGCCTTTCCAAAGAAACAGAGTTGTGGGGAGCAATACGGCGTCGTTGGGAAGGGAACTTGCTTCGGCAGCGGCGAGTTCGACGGCGGATACAGTGACCAGAGACAGCAACGCTGGGAGCAGAAAGGAAGACAAAGAGGGACAGTCGTCGCAGCAGAGGAAGGCAAGACGGTGCTGGTCGCCGGAGCTCCACCGGCGATTCTTGCAGGCCCTCGAACAGCTTGGCGGTGCCCATG TGGCCACTCCGAAGCAAATTAGGGAGCTAATGAAGGTTGATGGGCTAACGAACGATGAAGTGAAAAGCCATTTGCAA AAGTACCGACTGCACACGAGGAGACCGAGTCCGGCGACTCAGAACAACGGCAGCGAACAGTCGCCCCAATTTGTGGTGGTGGGGGGAATATGGGTTCAGCCGCCGGACTATGCGGGTTCGGCGGCTGCGACAACGTCGGCTGGGGAAGCGGCCGTAGCCCCCGCCTCTACCAAGGGAATCTACGCACCGGTGGCATTGCCGGCGGTGCCTCCACAGGGGTCAGGATCCGTAACTCAGAGGAATTCCGAAGACGGAGGTAGCCGGAGGCGGAGCCAAGGCGGGCTTCGTTCTGGTTCCCCAGATTCGTCTTCCTCCACTCGCACCACCACCTCCCCTGTTTTTGGTAGCGTGTGA